A genomic region of Bactrocera dorsalis isolate Fly_Bdor chromosome 3, ASM2337382v1, whole genome shotgun sequence contains the following coding sequences:
- the LOC105222219 gene encoding uncharacterized protein LOC105222219 isoform X1, translated as MHRSLKPHAQAKKVPPPALPGDPAPQQQQIPLYRLGGSISSAAGKQLDDGIIMSSMVSSPSLEEGGFNLPREPSVALRMKDEISEYATVMSTSGTSQSSGSSAGTAAAGKQQAANQVATGGATLLSTATNPLLSGCPPTIVPCPPPVFCATLREPLTHKAAVYYHQQLALQEDQGIDLTQSPGRDSPGSSSGSAGSGSRHSTASLDSGRASSYLTGVSGASIRGSAGGALSSPRCSSVSSCSIGSVDRQRNDELIIDWLMEMKCEEYAQLFIAAGYDLPTIARMTPEDLTAIGIKNPHHRERIKQRIDKLQVLDNLPHFVPGSIEEWLQLLRLEEYIQPLLDQNYKTVRDVTQVTWEDLEDIGIVKLGHQKKILLAIKRVKDIISGKWNPGGINAYQQQDYRNKVWPSAVPMPTTPTYLPTTRVSWDDSKIYATPGVDAVYFCSGAHHECCNGNDVVPIKVRQPRGKSLESLEDIHDNSTRSHLTFSHYTATDYGHFAHPTPAMQQQHHQQALQHQQQQHQQAMQQHHQAAMMGGAVVGGPGGAGGARLLSNQAAMSWRRSYDDGDITPTNDAARELMYEEGGGTLPRQQRGILQRAVLNSMPPLEHHYMNAAAAAEYVCHAGGLGGVGVPGAAAHVGATGPAGCVLDSAGLNASYLTGSPMSNKKIAPEPPRRHCSIRNSRTLSADSPQQQQQLQQQQQLGLHVGAAVTPGLYYAGAGALHHGGMYMTHAQQQAAAAAAAANQPIYANYATIQQTTAEIHCEKFHDNKSNSSIDSIDTIPFANENTGTIKQRLLNRQDIGGPQQPLQSGNTPNLHSSSSSSSSSSTNTIANIAHSFHSLKTSASLHDASLIRSDSIGSTTSGGSAGASTGGGGSNSLLLLRSPTLQYPPTDVTNASSGGGSSTTITTTVDLHTPSGAEANADAAGDGAPLTGSEGADISSGNAGAGATTIQTPGQKVSVNVLNDIGNMLANLTDELDAMLEEEKRIGLNIDSE; from the exons ATGCATCGATCATTGAAGCCGCACGCACAAGCTAAAAAGGTACCACCACCTGCGCTACCCGGAGATCCCGCACCGCAACAGCAGCAAATACCATTATACCGTTTAGGTGGCAGTATTTCGAGTGCAGCTGGCAAACAGCTGGATGATGGCATCATAATGAGTAGCATGGTATCGTCGCCATCCTTGGAGGAGGGCGGTTTCAATTTGCCACGTGAGCCATCGGTAGCATTGCGCATGAAAG ATGAAATAAGCGAATACGCTACAGTCATGTCCACATCAGGCACATCACAATCGTCGGGCTCCTCTGCCGGCACTGCTGCAGCTGGCAAACAACAAGCAGCTAATCAAGTAGCCACTGGTGGCGCAACACTTTTATCCACCGCAACTAATCCGCTGCTCAGCGGTTGTCCACCCACAATAGTGCCATGTCCACCGCCCGTGTTTTGCGCCACACTACGCGAACCGCTCACACACAAAGCGGCCGTTTACTATCATCAACAATTGGCGCTGCAAGAGGATCAGGGTATCGATTTGACACAATCGCCAGGTCGCGATTCGCCCGGTTCGTCGTCGGGTTCAGCTGGTTCTGGTTCGCGACACTCTACAGCTAGCTTGGATTCGGGTCGTGCCTCATCGTATTTGACTGGTGTGTCGGGTGCATCGATACGTGGTAGTGCGGGCGGTGCACTCTCATCGCCACGTTGCAGTTCGGTGAGTTCATGTTCGATTGGTAGTGTCGATCGGCAACGTAACGATGAACTTATCATCGATTGGCTAATGGAGATGAAGTGTGAGGAGTATGCACAATTGTTTATAGCGGCCGGTTACGATTTGCCGACCATTGCACGAATGACCCCCGAAGATTTGACAGCGATCGGCATAAAAAATCCACACCATCGTGAGCGCATAAAACAACGTATCGATAAGTTGCAAGTATTGGATAACTTGCCACATTTCGTGCCG GGCTCTATCGAAGAATGGCTACAACTGTTACGTCTCGAGGAATACATTCAACCACTACTTGATCAAAACTATAAAACTGTACGCGACGTCACGCAAGTCACTTGGGAAGACTTGGAAGATATTGGTATTGTTAAATTGGGACATCAAAAGAAGATTCTCTTAGCCATTAAGCGTGTAAAGGATATCATAAGCGGAAAGTGGAATCCAGGCGGTATTAATGCTTACCAACAGCAG GATTATCGCAACAAGGTTTGGCCCAGTGCCGTGCCAATGCCCACCACACCGACCTATTTGCCAACCACGCGCGTCTCGTGGGACGATTCCAAGATTTATGCTACGCCCGGCGTTGATGCCGTCTATTTTTGCAGCGGTGCTCATCACGAGTGCTGCAATGGCAACGATGTGGTGCCCATTAAG GTGCGCCAGCCACGCGGCAAAAGCTTAGAATCACTCGAGGATATACACGACAACAGCACACGCAGCCATTTGACCTTTAGCCATTACACGGCCACTGATTATGGCCACTTTGCGCATCCAACGCCTgctatgcaacaacaacatcatcaacaAGCCTTGCAacaccagcagcaacagcatCAACAAGCCATGCAACAGCATCATCAGGCAGCCATGATGGGCGGCGCTGTTGTGGGCGGACCCGGTGGTGCTGGCGGTGCACGTTTGCTTAGCAATCAGGCAGCTATG TCTTGGCGCCGTTCCTACGATGATGGTGACATTACGCCCACCAACGACGCTGCACGCGAACTCATGTACGAGGAGGGCGGCGGTACGCTACCACGTCAGCAGCGGGGCATTTTGCAGCGCGCCGTATTGAACAGCATGCCACCACTCGAGCATCACTATATGAACGCAGCTGCCGCAGCGGAATATGTTTGCCATGCAGGTGGATTGGGTGGCGTTGGCGTGCCAGGTGCGGCTGCGCATGTGGGCGCAACAGGCCCAGCTGGTTGTGTGCTGGACAGCGCCGGTCTGAATGCA TCCTACTTGACCGGCAGTCCAATGAGTAATAAGAAAATCGCACCGGAACCACCGCGACGTCATTGTAGTATACGAAATTCACGTACTCTGAGTGCGGATAgcccacaacaacagcaacagttgcaacaacaacaacagctgggATTGCATGTCGGTGCAGCAGTTACGCCTGGCCTCTACTATGCCGGCGCTGGCGCCTTACATCATGGGGGCATGTATATGACGCATGCGCAACAACAAGCcgcagcagcggcggcagctGCTAATCAGCCGATCTATGCGAATTACGCAACCATACAACAGACCACGGCGGAAATACACTGCGAGAAATTCCATGACAATAAG TCAAATTCCAGCATCGACTCCATTGACACCATACCGTTCGCCAACGAGAATACTGGCACCATCAAACAGCGTCTACTTAACCGCCAAGACATTGGTGGACCACAGCAGCCGCTACAATCGGGCAACACACCAAATCTGCACTCCTCCTCGTCGTCATCCTCGTCTTCGTCGACCAACACCATCGCCAATATAGCGCACTCTTTCCACTCGCTAAAGACATCTGCCTCGTTGCATGACGCTTCGCTGATACGCAGTGACAGCATCGGCAGCACCACAAGCGGCGGCAGCGCTGGCGCCAGTACCGGCGGTGGTGGCAGCAATAGCTTATTGCTACTACGTTCTCCCACCCTACAATATCCACCGACCGATGTAACGAATGCCAGCAGCGGCGGCGGCTCATCAACGACTATCACCACTACCGTGGACTTGCATACACCCAGCGGCGCTGAGGCTAATGCGGATGCAGCTGGCGATGGCGCGCCCTTAACCGGCAGCGAGGGTGCCGATATATCTAGTGGCAACGCTGGCGCCGGCGCGACCACAATTCAAACACCGGGTCAAAAGGTGTCTGTCAATGTGCTCAATGACATTGGTAATATGTTGGCCAATTTGACGGACGAACTTGATGCCATGCTGGAGGAGGAGAAGCGCATTGGCCTAAATATTGATAGTGAATAA
- the LOC105222219 gene encoding uncharacterized protein LOC105222219 isoform X4, which produces MHRSLKPHAQAKKVPPPALPGDPAPQQQQIPLYRLGGSISSAAGKQLDDGIIMSSMVSSPSLEEGGFNLPREPSVALRMKDEISEYATVMSTSGTSQSSGSSAGTAAAGKQQAANQVATGGATLLSTATNPLLSGCPPTIVPCPPPVFCATLREPLTHKAAVYYHQQLALQEDQGIDLTQSPGRDSPGSSSGSAGSGSRHSTASLDSGRASSYLTGVSGASIRGSAGGALSSPRCSSVSSCSIGSVDRQRNDELIIDWLMEMKCEEYAQLFIAAGYDLPTIARMTPEDLTAIGIKNPHHRERIKQRIDKLQVLDNLPHFVPGSIEEWLQLLRLEEYIQPLLDQNYKTVRDVTQVTWEDLEDIGIVKLGHQKKILLAIKRVKDIISGKWNPGGINAYQQQPRGKSLESLEDIHDNSTRSHLTFSHYTATDYGHFAHPTPAMQQQHHQQALQHQQQQHQQAMQQHHQAAMMGGAVVGGPGGAGGARLLSNQAAMSWRRSYDDGDITPTNDAARELMYEEGGGTLPRQQRGILQRAVLNSMPPLEHHYMNAAAAAEYVCHAGGLGGVGVPGAAAHVGATGPAGCVLDSAGLNASYLTGSPMSNKKIAPEPPRRHCSIRNSRTLSADSPQQQQQLQQQQQLGLHVGAAVTPGLYYAGAGALHHGGMYMTHAQQQAAAAAAAANQPIYANYATIQQTTAEIHCEKFHDNKSNSSIDSIDTIPFANENTGTIKQRLLNRQDIGGPQQPLQSGNTPNLHSSSSSSSSSSTNTIANIAHSFHSLKTSASLHDASLIRSDSIGSTTSGGSAGASTGGGGSNSLLLLRSPTLQYPPTDVTNASSGGGSSTTITTTVDLHTPSGAEANADAAGDGAPLTGSEGADISSGNAGAGATTIQTPGQKVSVNVLNDIGNMLANLTDELDAMLEEEKRIGLNIDSE; this is translated from the exons ATGCATCGATCATTGAAGCCGCACGCACAAGCTAAAAAGGTACCACCACCTGCGCTACCCGGAGATCCCGCACCGCAACAGCAGCAAATACCATTATACCGTTTAGGTGGCAGTATTTCGAGTGCAGCTGGCAAACAGCTGGATGATGGCATCATAATGAGTAGCATGGTATCGTCGCCATCCTTGGAGGAGGGCGGTTTCAATTTGCCACGTGAGCCATCGGTAGCATTGCGCATGAAAG ATGAAATAAGCGAATACGCTACAGTCATGTCCACATCAGGCACATCACAATCGTCGGGCTCCTCTGCCGGCACTGCTGCAGCTGGCAAACAACAAGCAGCTAATCAAGTAGCCACTGGTGGCGCAACACTTTTATCCACCGCAACTAATCCGCTGCTCAGCGGTTGTCCACCCACAATAGTGCCATGTCCACCGCCCGTGTTTTGCGCCACACTACGCGAACCGCTCACACACAAAGCGGCCGTTTACTATCATCAACAATTGGCGCTGCAAGAGGATCAGGGTATCGATTTGACACAATCGCCAGGTCGCGATTCGCCCGGTTCGTCGTCGGGTTCAGCTGGTTCTGGTTCGCGACACTCTACAGCTAGCTTGGATTCGGGTCGTGCCTCATCGTATTTGACTGGTGTGTCGGGTGCATCGATACGTGGTAGTGCGGGCGGTGCACTCTCATCGCCACGTTGCAGTTCGGTGAGTTCATGTTCGATTGGTAGTGTCGATCGGCAACGTAACGATGAACTTATCATCGATTGGCTAATGGAGATGAAGTGTGAGGAGTATGCACAATTGTTTATAGCGGCCGGTTACGATTTGCCGACCATTGCACGAATGACCCCCGAAGATTTGACAGCGATCGGCATAAAAAATCCACACCATCGTGAGCGCATAAAACAACGTATCGATAAGTTGCAAGTATTGGATAACTTGCCACATTTCGTGCCG GGCTCTATCGAAGAATGGCTACAACTGTTACGTCTCGAGGAATACATTCAACCACTACTTGATCAAAACTATAAAACTGTACGCGACGTCACGCAAGTCACTTGGGAAGACTTGGAAGATATTGGTATTGTTAAATTGGGACATCAAAAGAAGATTCTCTTAGCCATTAAGCGTGTAAAGGATATCATAAGCGGAAAGTGGAATCCAGGCGGTATTAATGCTTACCAACAGCAG CCACGCGGCAAAAGCTTAGAATCACTCGAGGATATACACGACAACAGCACACGCAGCCATTTGACCTTTAGCCATTACACGGCCACTGATTATGGCCACTTTGCGCATCCAACGCCTgctatgcaacaacaacatcatcaacaAGCCTTGCAacaccagcagcaacagcatCAACAAGCCATGCAACAGCATCATCAGGCAGCCATGATGGGCGGCGCTGTTGTGGGCGGACCCGGTGGTGCTGGCGGTGCACGTTTGCTTAGCAATCAGGCAGCTATG TCTTGGCGCCGTTCCTACGATGATGGTGACATTACGCCCACCAACGACGCTGCACGCGAACTCATGTACGAGGAGGGCGGCGGTACGCTACCACGTCAGCAGCGGGGCATTTTGCAGCGCGCCGTATTGAACAGCATGCCACCACTCGAGCATCACTATATGAACGCAGCTGCCGCAGCGGAATATGTTTGCCATGCAGGTGGATTGGGTGGCGTTGGCGTGCCAGGTGCGGCTGCGCATGTGGGCGCAACAGGCCCAGCTGGTTGTGTGCTGGACAGCGCCGGTCTGAATGCA TCCTACTTGACCGGCAGTCCAATGAGTAATAAGAAAATCGCACCGGAACCACCGCGACGTCATTGTAGTATACGAAATTCACGTACTCTGAGTGCGGATAgcccacaacaacagcaacagttgcaacaacaacaacagctgggATTGCATGTCGGTGCAGCAGTTACGCCTGGCCTCTACTATGCCGGCGCTGGCGCCTTACATCATGGGGGCATGTATATGACGCATGCGCAACAACAAGCcgcagcagcggcggcagctGCTAATCAGCCGATCTATGCGAATTACGCAACCATACAACAGACCACGGCGGAAATACACTGCGAGAAATTCCATGACAATAAG TCAAATTCCAGCATCGACTCCATTGACACCATACCGTTCGCCAACGAGAATACTGGCACCATCAAACAGCGTCTACTTAACCGCCAAGACATTGGTGGACCACAGCAGCCGCTACAATCGGGCAACACACCAAATCTGCACTCCTCCTCGTCGTCATCCTCGTCTTCGTCGACCAACACCATCGCCAATATAGCGCACTCTTTCCACTCGCTAAAGACATCTGCCTCGTTGCATGACGCTTCGCTGATACGCAGTGACAGCATCGGCAGCACCACAAGCGGCGGCAGCGCTGGCGCCAGTACCGGCGGTGGTGGCAGCAATAGCTTATTGCTACTACGTTCTCCCACCCTACAATATCCACCGACCGATGTAACGAATGCCAGCAGCGGCGGCGGCTCATCAACGACTATCACCACTACCGTGGACTTGCATACACCCAGCGGCGCTGAGGCTAATGCGGATGCAGCTGGCGATGGCGCGCCCTTAACCGGCAGCGAGGGTGCCGATATATCTAGTGGCAACGCTGGCGCCGGCGCGACCACAATTCAAACACCGGGTCAAAAGGTGTCTGTCAATGTGCTCAATGACATTGGTAATATGTTGGCCAATTTGACGGACGAACTTGATGCCATGCTGGAGGAGGAGAAGCGCATTGGCCTAAATATTGATAGTGAATAA
- the LOC105222219 gene encoding uncharacterized protein LOC105222219 isoform X3: MHRSLKPHAQAKKVPPPALPGDPAPQQQQIPLYRLGGSISSAAGKQLDDGIIMSSMVSSPSLEEGGFNLPREPSVALRMKDEISEYATVMSTSGTSQSSGSSAGTAAAGKQQAANQVATGGATLLSTATNPLLSGCPPTIVPCPPPVFCATLREPLTHKAAVYYHQQLALQEDQGIDLTQSPGRDSPGSSSGSAGSGSRHSTASLDSGRASSYLTGVSGASIRGSAGGALSSPRCSSVSSCSIGSVDRQRNDELIIDWLMEMKCEEYAQLFIAAGYDLPTIARMTPEDLTAIGIKNPHHRERIKQRIDKLQVLDNLPHFVPGSIEEWLQLLRLEEYIQPLLDQNYKTVRDVTQVTWEDLEDIGIVKLGHQKKILLAIKRVKDIISGKWNPGGINAYQQQVRQPRGKSLESLEDIHDNSTRSHLTFSHYTATDYGHFAHPTPAMQQQHHQQALQHQQQQHQQAMQQHHQAAMMGGAVVGGPGGAGGARLLSNQAAMSWRRSYDDGDITPTNDAARELMYEEGGGTLPRQQRGILQRAVLNSMPPLEHHYMNAAAAAEYVCHAGGLGGVGVPGAAAHVGATGPAGCVLDSAGLNASYLTGSPMSNKKIAPEPPRRHCSIRNSRTLSADSPQQQQQLQQQQQLGLHVGAAVTPGLYYAGAGALHHGGMYMTHAQQQAAAAAAAANQPIYANYATIQQTTAEIHCEKFHDNKSNSSIDSIDTIPFANENTGTIKQRLLNRQDIGGPQQPLQSGNTPNLHSSSSSSSSSSTNTIANIAHSFHSLKTSASLHDASLIRSDSIGSTTSGGSAGASTGGGGSNSLLLLRSPTLQYPPTDVTNASSGGGSSTTITTTVDLHTPSGAEANADAAGDGAPLTGSEGADISSGNAGAGATTIQTPGQKVSVNVLNDIGNMLANLTDELDAMLEEEKRIGLNIDSE; encoded by the exons ATGCATCGATCATTGAAGCCGCACGCACAAGCTAAAAAGGTACCACCACCTGCGCTACCCGGAGATCCCGCACCGCAACAGCAGCAAATACCATTATACCGTTTAGGTGGCAGTATTTCGAGTGCAGCTGGCAAACAGCTGGATGATGGCATCATAATGAGTAGCATGGTATCGTCGCCATCCTTGGAGGAGGGCGGTTTCAATTTGCCACGTGAGCCATCGGTAGCATTGCGCATGAAAG ATGAAATAAGCGAATACGCTACAGTCATGTCCACATCAGGCACATCACAATCGTCGGGCTCCTCTGCCGGCACTGCTGCAGCTGGCAAACAACAAGCAGCTAATCAAGTAGCCACTGGTGGCGCAACACTTTTATCCACCGCAACTAATCCGCTGCTCAGCGGTTGTCCACCCACAATAGTGCCATGTCCACCGCCCGTGTTTTGCGCCACACTACGCGAACCGCTCACACACAAAGCGGCCGTTTACTATCATCAACAATTGGCGCTGCAAGAGGATCAGGGTATCGATTTGACACAATCGCCAGGTCGCGATTCGCCCGGTTCGTCGTCGGGTTCAGCTGGTTCTGGTTCGCGACACTCTACAGCTAGCTTGGATTCGGGTCGTGCCTCATCGTATTTGACTGGTGTGTCGGGTGCATCGATACGTGGTAGTGCGGGCGGTGCACTCTCATCGCCACGTTGCAGTTCGGTGAGTTCATGTTCGATTGGTAGTGTCGATCGGCAACGTAACGATGAACTTATCATCGATTGGCTAATGGAGATGAAGTGTGAGGAGTATGCACAATTGTTTATAGCGGCCGGTTACGATTTGCCGACCATTGCACGAATGACCCCCGAAGATTTGACAGCGATCGGCATAAAAAATCCACACCATCGTGAGCGCATAAAACAACGTATCGATAAGTTGCAAGTATTGGATAACTTGCCACATTTCGTGCCG GGCTCTATCGAAGAATGGCTACAACTGTTACGTCTCGAGGAATACATTCAACCACTACTTGATCAAAACTATAAAACTGTACGCGACGTCACGCAAGTCACTTGGGAAGACTTGGAAGATATTGGTATTGTTAAATTGGGACATCAAAAGAAGATTCTCTTAGCCATTAAGCGTGTAAAGGATATCATAAGCGGAAAGTGGAATCCAGGCGGTATTAATGCTTACCAACAGCAG GTGCGCCAGCCACGCGGCAAAAGCTTAGAATCACTCGAGGATATACACGACAACAGCACACGCAGCCATTTGACCTTTAGCCATTACACGGCCACTGATTATGGCCACTTTGCGCATCCAACGCCTgctatgcaacaacaacatcatcaacaAGCCTTGCAacaccagcagcaacagcatCAACAAGCCATGCAACAGCATCATCAGGCAGCCATGATGGGCGGCGCTGTTGTGGGCGGACCCGGTGGTGCTGGCGGTGCACGTTTGCTTAGCAATCAGGCAGCTATG TCTTGGCGCCGTTCCTACGATGATGGTGACATTACGCCCACCAACGACGCTGCACGCGAACTCATGTACGAGGAGGGCGGCGGTACGCTACCACGTCAGCAGCGGGGCATTTTGCAGCGCGCCGTATTGAACAGCATGCCACCACTCGAGCATCACTATATGAACGCAGCTGCCGCAGCGGAATATGTTTGCCATGCAGGTGGATTGGGTGGCGTTGGCGTGCCAGGTGCGGCTGCGCATGTGGGCGCAACAGGCCCAGCTGGTTGTGTGCTGGACAGCGCCGGTCTGAATGCA TCCTACTTGACCGGCAGTCCAATGAGTAATAAGAAAATCGCACCGGAACCACCGCGACGTCATTGTAGTATACGAAATTCACGTACTCTGAGTGCGGATAgcccacaacaacagcaacagttgcaacaacaacaacagctgggATTGCATGTCGGTGCAGCAGTTACGCCTGGCCTCTACTATGCCGGCGCTGGCGCCTTACATCATGGGGGCATGTATATGACGCATGCGCAACAACAAGCcgcagcagcggcggcagctGCTAATCAGCCGATCTATGCGAATTACGCAACCATACAACAGACCACGGCGGAAATACACTGCGAGAAATTCCATGACAATAAG TCAAATTCCAGCATCGACTCCATTGACACCATACCGTTCGCCAACGAGAATACTGGCACCATCAAACAGCGTCTACTTAACCGCCAAGACATTGGTGGACCACAGCAGCCGCTACAATCGGGCAACACACCAAATCTGCACTCCTCCTCGTCGTCATCCTCGTCTTCGTCGACCAACACCATCGCCAATATAGCGCACTCTTTCCACTCGCTAAAGACATCTGCCTCGTTGCATGACGCTTCGCTGATACGCAGTGACAGCATCGGCAGCACCACAAGCGGCGGCAGCGCTGGCGCCAGTACCGGCGGTGGTGGCAGCAATAGCTTATTGCTACTACGTTCTCCCACCCTACAATATCCACCGACCGATGTAACGAATGCCAGCAGCGGCGGCGGCTCATCAACGACTATCACCACTACCGTGGACTTGCATACACCCAGCGGCGCTGAGGCTAATGCGGATGCAGCTGGCGATGGCGCGCCCTTAACCGGCAGCGAGGGTGCCGATATATCTAGTGGCAACGCTGGCGCCGGCGCGACCACAATTCAAACACCGGGTCAAAAGGTGTCTGTCAATGTGCTCAATGACATTGGTAATATGTTGGCCAATTTGACGGACGAACTTGATGCCATGCTGGAGGAGGAGAAGCGCATTGGCCTAAATATTGATAGTGAATAA